The Infirmifilum lucidum DNA segment CGCTCACGAGGTCTCTAAAACTCTGTAGCTCGCCCTCGAACTTTGACAGCTGGGCGCTAGCCTCGTCCAGCAACAAGGTGAGGTTTGCCGTAGTTATGTTGAGACCAGTAGTGTTAAGCCTGTTTAAAATACGTTTAAGCTCTTCTTCCTGGAGTGTCAAATTACTCTTGATGCGCGACAAGATGTCCCTTGCCCTGGCGGCGGCCAGCGAAGCGTTGTTTAACTCGCCTGAAATTCTCCCCTCAATAGAGCTCATGACTTCTACGCCCCTTAGAACCTGCAAAGCCGCGTTGTCCATTGCTGTAGCTGCGTCGTCGGCGAGAGCAGAGGCGTTTTCAAGCATCCTGGCTTCCTCCTCAAAGCCTATACTAAGGTTGTAGAGCAGGTTCCTTAGGGCGGTGGCGTTCTCCCTGAAAGCCGTGATGTTCCCAATGTTCTCCTCCAGGAGTTTAGCGGTGAAGTACCTGTACCTCTCTATGAGGGAAGCCTGCAGCCTCGGGTCGAGGCTTATGGTTATAGTGGGGGGCGGTACTAGAACCTCGCCCCAAGGGTTCTCGCCCCTCACCTCGAAGACTACAGTAAGTCTATAGCTGCCGTTGAAGAAGGAGGTCCACTGAAACGAGACCTCTGCTCCACTTTCCCTAAGGCTCTGCGGGTTCTCGCTGTAGCCTATGGGGTATAGGTACATCGGGTCGATGCTCCAGGAGATAGAGATTGGGAGCTGTTGCTTCCTCACCAGCCTGTCGACGGCCTCGATCTCAACGGTGTAGTTGATAGTGTGAGCCTTCAGAGCGACGGCGTAGCAGTACCCTCTCGAGCAGTCAGCCTGCAACCTCTTCCCGTCGGCCTCCACGTACACCCTGACGTCAAAGAGGTTCCTACCCCTCACGCTGTACTTAACGACGTCACCAGGTCGCAAGTCCACGCTACCCCACGAGCACGCAAGTAGGCCGTGAGAATAGGCCACCCTAGACGGCGTGAGAGTGGCGGAAAGGCCTTCGCCTGTCGCAAATGCAAGGTAGTCCGTGAAACTGCCGCTAAAGCCCCTGTCAAAGACGAGCGTAACAGCGATCGTCGTGTTCGCGCCGTAGCCTGGGAGGACTTCGAGCTCCCTGATTATCGTCTTCCGCACGTTAGCGACCTCGGCTGGGTAAGCGTACACGAGCGGTGGAATAAGCAAGGCGAGGATCAACATGCCATAGAGGTTTCTCCAACGCATTATACTCTGAGAATACGTAAGTATATCACATATATAAAGTTAACTCTTTATTATTTGCATTTTTTCGACATTTGTAGAATGCATCTTCTCAAGCGTACGCCTCAAGCCTCTCGATACGGCGTTCAAGCGACTTGACCTCGGCTTCGAGTATACTGGGGTCTACCTTTCCCCCTCTCAGTGCTCTCTCGAGGGCTTCTGCCTTAAGCCTCAGCATGCTGATTTGCGTCTTCCTGATGTCTTCGAGCGAACCCGCAGCTTTCAGCTCTCTTATCGTGTCGATGAGCATCTTCTTCGGCGGCTCCTCGTATATCATCCCGGCCCTTATGTAGAACGTGCGTGTTGCCAGCTCAGCTATCTCAGGGTTGTGCGTGACGATTATGATTGTCTGGCCGAGGGCCTGGTTGAGCCACCTCACTAGCGAGAGAACCTTTGCGGCAGTGTCGACGTCCAGGGAGCCCGTAGGCTCGTCCATTAACACGACGTCGGGGCTCGGGGCTAGTGCCCTGGCGATGGCTACTCTCTGTTGCTGCCCGCCGCTGAGCTGGCTGGGGAACTTGTTCTCGTGCCCCTTGAGCCCCACTATTTCGAGCATTTTCCCGGCAATCTCTCTAGCCTCCTTTACATCGAATATGCCGGTGAAGAGGAGGGGTAGCATGACGTTCTCGAGGGCTGTGTAGTTGCGGATTAAGTTGAAGGACTGGAATACGAAGCCTATTTTCCTCGCCCTTATCTTGGTGAGCTCCTCTTCTCCCATGTCGGTTATGTCTACGCCACCGACTACCACGCGTCCCGCAGTCGGCTTGTCTAGACCCCCTGCTATTGAGAGTAGCGTGCTCTTCCCGCTGCCAGACGGCCCCATTATCACGGCGAGCTCGCCCTCGGGTACTGTAAGGTTTATGCCTCTGAGGACTTCAATCTCCTCTGTTGCAGTCCTGTAGACCTTCCTCACGTCCTTTAACTCGAGTGCAGGCTCACTCACTCTTCAACACCTCAACGGGCCTAATAGAAGTAGCACGCCACACGGGGTAGACCGAGGCTAGGACGCTGAGAGCAGTAGCTAGGGCCACGCCCAGCACAAGTGTTTGGGCCTCCAGTATCAGCGGCGGGTTTAGAAAGCCGTAAGAGGACACGATTTCTATGCCTATACGAGCCCCAGCCACGCCGAAGAGCAGGCCTAGAAGCCCCCCAGACACGCCGTAGAGGAGGGCCTCTAGCATGAAGATCGCGGCGACGCTCGCCCTACTAGCCCCCTGCGTTCTCATGATGGCTATCTCGCGCTGGTGCTCGCGGACAGTCGACGTAATCGTGCTCGTGGTTCCGAAGACTGCGACAGCTAGCCCCACTAGAGTCGTGGACAGGAGAAGGCCCTCTATCAGCGACATTATCTTGAAGACTACTCCTATGACTTCCTCCCGTAGCATGACCCTCGAGCCAGGGTAGACCATGGATATCAGGTTCTTCACAGCCACAGGGTCTACGCCGTCCTCCACCTTCACTACAGCCATGCTAACGTAGCCCGGGCGGCCCAGGAGGTTCTGGGCCTCGCGTAGCGGCAGGATAATGTACCCCCCAGCGGCGCCTATCTCCTCGATCTTCATAGTAACCTCGGCTATTCCGATGATCTCATACTGCCTGAAGAAGCCGCCGAAGGGGGGCTTCACCGCGACTCTGTCCCCCACGCTGAGGTTCAGCCTCCTAGCTAAGCCCACATCTGCAACAGCATAGGATCCCGATATAGTCGTGAAGCCGCTACCAGAGGTGAAGCGGGAGACAACGTTCTTCAAGTCTTGAGGCCTAACGCCTAGCACGAATACAGCGTTCCGCTCAATGTAGCCTGTTACGAGAATTACAGGGGTTACATCCTTAACGCCTGGCAGCCTCCGGATATCGTTAAGCACGTCTTCCGAGACGTCGTACAGCCCCTGTCCGTACACAATAACCTCGCCCGGCAGGACTTGCTCGACGATGTTCTGCGCAGCCGTGCGGCTCCCAACGCTCAGTATCCTCAATGAGACGAATGTCGCGACACCACTCGCGATCGCAAGTATTGTCAGCGCCGCTATGAGCTTCTTGAACAGGATGTCTCTCTTGACAAACTTCAGGGCAATGTACAGCAGGCTAGTTGCAGGCACACACTAAAAACGGCTAGTCTTTATTTTAAAGTGCCTCTGAGGATCCTTGCAACCTCCTCTGTAGCCTCTGCGAGAGTCAATGCATTCATTGGGAAGCCTATCTCCCTTAAAGCGAGTGACAATTGCACTATCTGGGGCGGCTTGATAGCCGCTCTCCTCAGGACATCGACGGCATACAGCACCTCACGTGTTGGGCCGTCGAGGAGGATACGGCCATCTGCCATCAGAACAACCCTCTTGGCCACTTCAGCTACAAACCGCATGTCGTGCGTGATGACCACTATGGTGAA contains these protein-coding regions:
- a CDS encoding DNA repair protein RecN, whose translation is MRWRNLYGMLILALLIPPLVYAYPAEVANVRKTIIRELEVLPGYGANTTIAVTLVFDRGFSGSFTDYLAFATGEGLSATLTPSRVAYSHGLLACSWGSVDLRPGDVVKYSVRGRNLFDVRVYVEADGKRLQADCSRGYCYAVALKAHTINYTVEIEAVDRLVRKQQLPISISWSIDPMYLYPIGYSENPQSLRESGAEVSFQWTSFFNGSYRLTVVFEVRGENPWGEVLVPPPTITISLDPRLQASLIERYRYFTAKLLEENIGNITAFRENATALRNLLYNLSIGFEEEARMLENASALADDAATAMDNAALQVLRGVEVMSSIEGRISGELNNASLAAARARDILSRIKSNLTLQEEELKRILNRLNTTGLNITTANLTLLLDEASAQLSKFEGELQSFRDLVSEYNAAKHQLYAGAENMRAASAKLRLMASVLRESASKLRELARGLRQAAELVDSSILKLSNLLDSPLYPASFKEFNSTILSQQTVATSGDKALRTDLMGDIVYVSLPPYKVKRSEPQVSNIGLEPPTKRIQTYWPAVLAVIAVGAYLALSSRREGHVTSDRVAELRRRIGDLKNKLQALEVGSNV
- a CDS encoding ABC transporter permease; translation: MPATSLLYIALKFVKRDILFKKLIAALTILAIASGVATFVSLRILSVGSRTAAQNIVEQVLPGEVIVYGQGLYDVSEDVLNDIRRLPGVKDVTPVILVTGYIERNAVFVLGVRPQDLKNVVSRFTSGSGFTTISGSYAVADVGLARRLNLSVGDRVAVKPPFGGFFRQYEIIGIAEVTMKIEEIGAAGGYIILPLREAQNLLGRPGYVSMAVVKVEDGVDPVAVKNLISMVYPGSRVMLREEVIGVVFKIMSLIEGLLLSTTLVGLAVAVFGTTSTITSTVREHQREIAIMRTQGASRASVAAIFMLEALLYGVSGGLLGLLFGVAGARIGIEIVSSYGFLNPPLILEAQTLVLGVALATALSVLASVYPVWRATSIRPVEVLKSE
- a CDS encoding ABC transporter ATP-binding protein, translating into MSEPALELKDVRKVYRTATEEIEVLRGINLTVPEGELAVIMGPSGSGKSTLLSIAGGLDKPTAGRVVVGGVDITDMGEEELTKIRARKIGFVFQSFNLIRNYTALENVMLPLLFTGIFDVKEAREIAGKMLEIVGLKGHENKFPSQLSGGQQQRVAIARALAPSPDVVLMDEPTGSLDVDTAAKVLSLVRWLNQALGQTIIIVTHNPEIAELATRTFYIRAGMIYEEPPKKMLIDTIRELKAAGSLEDIRKTQISMLRLKAEALERALRGGKVDPSILEAEVKSLERRIERLEAYA